GACTTCATTAAGGCGCTGCACTGTCTGTGTCCATCCCATTTCGTCTTCTGGATCCCCCGGATTTCCAAAGGTTTCTTCATTGTCTTCTGCCTTCAGGGGATTCTCTGTGCCCTTCATTCGATGGATTACGTCTTCATTCCAAAATATCAGGTGGTTGACAATCTGCCAAACCGAATTGCTGTTTCCCGAACTTGTCCATGCTGCCTCAGCTGCGGTGCATCCTTGAAGCGCCTGATCCATGGAGGCAAACCAATCATTCTCATGAACATGCATGTCGAACTGATCTAAAAACATGTTGGTTACAACTTGCATAGAACCCATCTCCTCATTGATTAGTGTGATTCTTCAAATTTAATAGATAAGAAAAAATCTTACTCCCTTCTCAAATTTCATTACTACTTCCCTTGACAGTATTGAGTTTCATAATGGTATAGTTCGGTATTTTTTTGAAAAATCCTTGTTAAGCTTTTCTCTCCTGTAATTACCATTGATGGATTTTTTCTGCAGGGGCTATTTTTGTGTGTTTGATAGAGGTATTCTATTAAAAAAGCCATATACAAAATGAAGATGACCGTCAAGTAAATCCTTCCTTTATCCTTCAACTGTATATTTTTGAGAATAATCTCCTCCACAGTTCGTTGTACTTTGTGAAAAAGCTTTTTCAATAACTAAAGGAGCGGAAAAGATGAAATGTTCCCCGGTAAACTTTATCTCTAGGTTAAAAAAACAGAAAGAAGATGCACTTGAGTATGTCATTGATGCGTATATGCCACTTGTAAAGACGATCGCGACGAAGATTCTGCACAGTATGAAGCAGCCGGATATCGATGAATGCATCAATGATGTGTTTCTGACGGTTTGGCAGAATGCACGTC
This Bacillus sp. Marseille-Q1617 DNA region includes the following protein-coding sequences:
- a CDS encoding DinB family protein yields the protein MQVVTNMFLDQFDMHVHENDWFASMDQALQGCTAAEAAWTSSGNSNSVWQIVNHLIFWNEDVIHRMKGTENPLKAEDNEETFGNPGDPEDEMGWTQTVQRLNEVMNNLKSAIEDLDDEKLKAPYAADRYSYERLLSQIMMHDTYHVGQIVLLRKLQSSWGGVDWS